One genomic region from Thermoleptolyngbya sichuanensis A183 encodes:
- a CDS encoding lipocalin-like domain-containing protein produces the protein MRSRLIRLCVLLGFCGVFLVTFLSIFLGVFLGAADSAIAANAVTWQPLPAASGEYRKAIALRDWHFPEDFGPHNDYQTEWWYYTGNLETEEGRPFGFQLTFFRQAISPTAATVAAASTPSRWRTNQIYSAHFTVSDIAGSGFYVDERFSRNAIGLAGAEALPYRVWLNDWSATELEPGRVRLQAQSEGVAIDLTVQQTRPPVLQGDRGLSVKGLEPGNASYYYSLVQQPTSGTVTIQGQSFSVQGKTWKDHEFSTSALTAGTVGWDWFSIQLEDGAALMLYQLRHEDGTPEITSAGTFISASGETTHLNHDDWTIRVLKTWTSPRSKAVYPAQWQIRIPRLDLVLEGRSRLADQELNTSTATYWEGATAFEGTRQDQPIRGEGYVELTGYATRLDSLLSESTP, from the coding sequence ATGCGATCGCGCTTGATTCGACTTTGCGTACTGCTGGGGTTCTGCGGCGTGTTCCTAGTTACGTTCCTGAGCATATTCCTGGGTGTATTCCTGGGGGCTGCGGATTCGGCGATCGCCGCCAATGCCGTCACCTGGCAACCGCTACCCGCAGCCAGTGGAGAATACCGCAAGGCGATCGCCCTTCGAGATTGGCACTTTCCCGAAGACTTTGGCCCGCACAATGACTACCAAACGGAATGGTGGTACTACACGGGCAACCTGGAAACCGAGGAGGGGCGACCGTTTGGCTTTCAGTTGACCTTTTTCCGGCAGGCGATTTCGCCAACGGCGGCAACGGTGGCAGCAGCCTCTACGCCATCCCGCTGGCGCACAAATCAAATTTATTCCGCCCATTTCACCGTCAGCGATATTGCGGGCAGCGGCTTTTATGTAGACGAGCGATTTAGCCGCAACGCCATTGGGCTGGCGGGAGCCGAGGCCCTGCCCTACCGCGTCTGGCTGAACGATTGGTCGGCTACGGAACTGGAGCCGGGCCGCGTGCGGCTTCAGGCCCAGTCCGAGGGGGTCGCCATCGACCTCACGGTTCAGCAAACTCGTCCGCCCGTGTTGCAGGGCGATCGCGGCCTGAGCGTCAAGGGATTGGAGCCAGGGAATGCGTCCTACTACTATTCTCTGGTGCAGCAGCCTACCAGCGGAACCGTCACGATTCAGGGCCAATCCTTTTCGGTACAGGGCAAAACCTGGAAGGATCACGAGTTCTCCACCAGCGCGTTGACCGCAGGCACGGTCGGCTGGGACTGGTTCTCGATTCAATTGGAGGACGGAGCAGCCCTGATGCTCTACCAGTTGCGCCATGAAGACGGTACGCCCGAAATCACGTCGGCGGGTACGTTTATCTCGGCCTCCGGCGAGACGACCCATCTGAATCACGACGACTGGACAATCCGCGTCCTCAAAACCTGGACAAGCCCCCGCAGCAAAGCGGTTTATCCTGCCCAGTGGCAAATTCGCATTCCCCGACTGGATCTGGTGCTAGAAGGGCGATCGCGCCTCGCCGACCAAGAACTCAACACCTCCACAGCCACCTATTGGGAAGGGGCAACTGCCTTTGAGGGCACGCGGCAAGACCAGCCGATTCGGGGAGAGGGCTATGTAGAATTAACGGGTTACGCCACCCGCCTAGATTCTCTCCTGTCGGAAAGCACGCCATAA
- the katG gene encoding catalase/peroxidase HPI, whose product MSSESKCPFMGGVQKFTAGHGTSNRDWWPNQLNLSILHQHSPKSNPMGEAFNYAEAFKSLDYAALKADLFELMTTSQDWWPADYGHYGPLLIRMAWHSAGTYRIGDGRGGGGTGSQRFAPLNSWPDNANLDKARMLLWPIKQKYGEKISWADLMILAGNCALESMGFKTLGFAGGRADIWEPEEDIYWGSEGEWLGDKRYTGDRELENPLAAVQMGLIYVNPEGPNGNPDPVAAGRDIRETFGRMAMNDEETVALTVGGHTFGKCHGAASATLVGPEPEGASIEEQGFGWKNSFGTGMGAHTITSGIEGAWTTNPVKWDNNYLENLFGYEWELVKSPAGAHQWTPKDGAGAGTVPDAHDPSKRHAPIMTTADMAMKMDPIYEPIARRFLAHPEELEMAFAKAWFKLTHRDMGPRSRYLGPEVPAEEFLWQDPIPPATYDLIDQQDIAALKARILASGLSVSQLVTTAWASASTFRGSDMRGGANGARIRLAPQKDWEVNQPAQLAAVLQTLEGIQQEFNRSQAGGKQVSIADLIVLGGCAAVEQAAKNAGYDITVPFQPGRTDATQEQTDVEAFAPLEPTADGFRNYLKGDHTLSAEELLVDRSQLLTLSAPEMTVLVGGLRVLGANFGGTQHGVFTRRRETLTNDFFVNLLDLGTTWRAVSDAQNLFEGRDRKTGELKWTGTRVDLIFGSNSQLRALAEVYACADSQPRFVRDFVAAWNKVMNLDRFDLA is encoded by the coding sequence ATGAGCAGCGAAAGCAAATGCCCGTTTATGGGCGGAGTTCAGAAGTTCACGGCGGGCCATGGCACGTCGAACCGAGACTGGTGGCCGAATCAGTTGAACCTGAGCATCCTCCATCAGCACTCTCCCAAGTCAAACCCGATGGGTGAAGCCTTTAACTACGCTGAGGCGTTCAAAAGCCTAGACTATGCTGCCCTAAAAGCCGACCTCTTTGAGCTGATGACCACTTCCCAAGACTGGTGGCCCGCTGACTATGGTCACTATGGCCCCCTACTCATTCGCATGGCCTGGCACAGTGCGGGAACCTATCGCATCGGCGATGGTCGCGGCGGCGGGGGCACTGGGAGCCAGCGGTTTGCACCCCTCAATAGCTGGCCCGACAACGCCAACCTCGACAAAGCCCGGATGTTGCTCTGGCCCATCAAGCAGAAATATGGCGAGAAAATCTCCTGGGCTGACCTGATGATCCTAGCGGGCAACTGCGCCCTGGAATCGATGGGCTTCAAAACGCTGGGCTTTGCAGGCGGACGGGCCGACATCTGGGAACCGGAGGAAGATATTTACTGGGGGTCTGAGGGCGAATGGCTGGGGGATAAGCGCTATACGGGCGATCGCGAACTGGAGAATCCCCTGGCCGCTGTGCAGATGGGCCTGATCTACGTGAACCCAGAGGGGCCGAACGGCAATCCCGATCCCGTGGCTGCGGGGCGAGACATCCGCGAAACCTTTGGGCGGATGGCCATGAACGATGAAGAAACCGTGGCCCTGACGGTGGGTGGCCATACTTTCGGCAAATGCCACGGGGCAGCGAGTGCGACGCTGGTGGGGCCGGAACCGGAAGGAGCCAGCATCGAAGAGCAGGGATTTGGCTGGAAAAACAGCTTTGGCACGGGTATGGGTGCCCACACGATTACAAGCGGCATCGAAGGGGCCTGGACGACCAACCCGGTGAAATGGGACAACAACTATCTGGAAAATTTGTTTGGCTATGAGTGGGAACTGGTGAAAAGTCCGGCAGGGGCGCATCAGTGGACCCCGAAAGACGGAGCAGGCGCAGGGACGGTGCCCGATGCCCACGACCCCTCCAAGCGCCACGCCCCCATTATGACCACGGCGGACATGGCGATGAAGATGGACCCGATCTATGAGCCGATCGCGCGGCGCTTCCTGGCCCATCCCGAAGAGTTGGAAATGGCCTTTGCCAAGGCCTGGTTTAAGCTGACCCACCGCGATATGGGGCCGCGATCGCGCTACCTAGGCCCGGAAGTTCCCGCCGAAGAGTTCCTCTGGCAAGACCCGATTCCCCCCGCTACCTACGACTTGATTGATCAGCAAGATATCGCTGCACTCAAGGCTAGAATTCTGGCTTCGGGATTGTCGGTATCGCAACTGGTCACAACCGCTTGGGCTTCGGCATCCACCTTCCGTGGCTCCGACATGCGCGGCGGAGCAAACGGGGCGCGGATTCGCCTGGCCCCCCAAAAAGATTGGGAAGTCAACCAGCCCGCCCAACTGGCCGCCGTGCTGCAAACCCTGGAGGGCATCCAGCAGGAGTTCAATCGCTCCCAGGCGGGCGGCAAGCAGGTTTCCATTGCGGATCTGATCGTTTTGGGGGGCTGTGCCGCAGTCGAGCAGGCGGCCAAAAATGCCGGGTATGATATCACCGTTCCCTTCCAGCCGGGACGCACCGATGCAACCCAAGAGCAGACCGATGTGGAAGCCTTTGCCCCCCTGGAGCCAACGGCAGATGGATTTCGTAACTACCTCAAAGGGGATCACACCCTGTCGGCCGAGGAACTGCTGGTGGATCGGTCGCAGTTGTTGACCCTCAGCGCCCCTGAGATGACCGTCCTAGTGGGGGGACTGCGGGTATTGGGGGCAAACTTTGGGGGCACTCAGCACGGGGTCTTTACCCGGCGGCGCGAGACGCTGACCAATGATTTCTTTGTGAATCTGCTGGATCTGGGGACGACGTGGAGGGCCGTCTCCGATGCTCAAAACTTATTTGAAGGGCGCGATCGCAAAACGGGCGAACTCAAGTGGACGGGAACCCGCGTCGATCTGATTTTCGGCTCCAACTCGCAGCTCCGCGCCCTGGCAGAAGTCTATGCCTGTGCAGACTCGCAGCCGCGATTCGTGCGCGACTTTGTAGCCGCGTGGAATAAGGTGATGAATCTGGATCGCTTCGACCTGGCATAG
- the cas6 gene encoding CRISPR-associated endoribonuclease Cas6: MPRPRATVQKTPAAANWPADTQLVGLTLQLQPYADSTLYPQYTIGLHAWLLDQVRQMNPELSAYLHDGESEKPFTISALQGVEIAPGGSPRLRGDRPYTWTITALSQPVVTWLTDWLRQPPQTIDLRGAPLRILDWGLTNSVHPPTTYEQLFDVAIPPNPAIALSFLSPTSFRRHKHHFPLPVPVNLFHSYLRRWNDFSEVEYDQEDFLDWIDRSVIITRHHLQSVKTVAGKRGSVTGFTGAIEISLSKTALEDSEYVQLFMALGRLAPYCGTGHKTTFGLGQTRLGWSSAETEAPQSTLQDLLAQRIAALTEHFLTQRKRTGGERAMAIAETWATILARRELGESLQDIAEDLGLRYETAKTYAKLARKAAEALP; this comes from the coding sequence ATGCCCCGCCCTCGCGCCACGGTTCAAAAAACCCCTGCTGCGGCAAACTGGCCCGCAGACACGCAATTGGTCGGCCTGACGCTCCAGCTTCAGCCCTATGCCGACAGCACGCTCTATCCGCAATACACTATTGGGCTTCATGCCTGGTTGCTCGACCAGGTGCGCCAGATGAATCCGGAGTTATCTGCCTATCTGCACGATGGCGAGTCCGAAAAACCCTTTACAATTTCTGCGCTGCAAGGCGTGGAAATTGCCCCCGGCGGCAGCCCAAGGCTCAGGGGCGATCGCCCTTATACCTGGACGATTACTGCCCTCTCGCAACCCGTCGTCACCTGGCTCACAGACTGGCTGCGGCAGCCTCCCCAAACCATCGACCTGCGGGGCGCACCGCTCAGAATACTCGACTGGGGACTGACCAATTCCGTCCATCCGCCCACTACTTATGAGCAGTTGTTTGACGTGGCGATTCCGCCCAATCCGGCGATCGCCCTCTCTTTCCTCTCGCCCACCAGCTTTCGCCGCCACAAACATCACTTTCCACTGCCTGTGCCCGTTAACTTATTCCACAGCTACTTGCGCCGCTGGAATGATTTTTCAGAGGTTGAGTATGACCAGGAAGATTTTCTGGACTGGATCGATCGATCAGTAATCATCACCCGCCATCACTTGCAGTCTGTCAAAACAGTCGCAGGCAAGCGCGGCTCGGTGACGGGATTTACCGGAGCGATTGAGATAAGCTTAAGTAAGACAGCGCTAGAAGACTCCGAATATGTGCAGTTGTTTATGGCGCTGGGCCGCCTCGCTCCCTATTGCGGCACTGGGCACAAAACGACCTTTGGGCTGGGGCAAACCCGCTTGGGCTGGTCGTCTGCCGAAACCGAAGCCCCCCAGTCTACCCTGCAAGACCTGCTGGCTCAGCGAATTGCCGCCCTTACTGAGCATTTCCTGACGCAACGTAAGCGCACTGGAGGAGAACGAGCAATGGCGATCGCCGAAACTTGGGCCACCATCCTGGCCCGGCGCGAACTGGGCGAATCGCTGCAAGACATTGCCGAAGACTTGGGACTGCGCTACGAAACTGCCAAAACCTACGCCAAACTGGCCCGAAAAGCCGCAGAAGCACTGCCCTAA
- a CDS encoding ABC transporter ATP-binding protein codes for MSASSWWSGLFASAKPAIALESASPAQGARVELLDLCKEFQEGDVTRKVLNGINLQFDPGEFVVLLGHSGSGKSTLLNLISGIDQPSGGTIRINDLAITELDEKSRTLFRRDRIGFVFQFFNLIPTLTVLENVTLPQELAGQSPAVARQSALQLLQQVGLGDRLETYPDKLSGGQQQRVAIARALAHDPQVILADEPTGNLDEETGQQVLELLLSLTRTKGKTLIMATHNPDIARYADRVLRVQDGHLIPVIVHPDLAEEVVA; via the coding sequence ATGTCAGCAAGTTCCTGGTGGTCTGGTCTGTTTGCCTCGGCTAAACCTGCGATCGCCCTCGAAAGCGCCTCGCCTGCTCAGGGGGCCAGGGTCGAGCTACTGGATCTTTGCAAAGAATTTCAGGAAGGCGACGTGACGCGGAAGGTGCTGAATGGCATCAATTTGCAGTTTGACCCCGGAGAATTTGTCGTGCTGCTGGGGCACAGCGGCAGCGGCAAGAGTACGCTGCTGAACCTGATTAGCGGCATCGATCAGCCGTCTGGGGGCACGATTCGCATCAATGATTTGGCCATTACGGAACTGGACGAGAAATCGCGCACCCTGTTTCGGCGCGATCGCATCGGATTCGTCTTCCAGTTTTTCAACCTAATTCCGACGCTAACGGTGCTGGAAAATGTCACCCTGCCGCAGGAGTTGGCGGGCCAGTCTCCGGCGGTGGCGCGTCAGTCGGCGCTCCAGCTTTTGCAGCAGGTGGGGCTGGGCGATCGCCTAGAGACTTATCCAGATAAGTTATCCGGCGGGCAGCAGCAGCGAGTGGCGATCGCCCGCGCCCTGGCCCACGATCCGCAGGTCATTTTGGCGGATGAGCCGACGGGCAACCTGGACGAGGAGACGGGGCAGCAGGTGTTGGAGTTATTGCTCAGTCTCACCCGCACGAAGGGCAAAACCCTAATCATGGCGACCCATAACCCCGACATTGCCCGATACGCCGACCGCGTGTTGCGGGTTCAAGACGGGCATCTGATTCCCGTGATCGTGCATCCCGATCTCGCCGAGGAAGTGGTGGCATGA
- a CDS encoding DUF4058 family protein, translated as MDNPFPGMNPYLEHPQLWHQVHNRLIVAIADDLTPQVAPRYRVAIEERVYQSIDDSLSVGLVGIADVALTRRSAGDIEPSSQIAPASKKTPIPVQVPVPQEVVERFLEVRSTQTGEVVCVIEILSPKNKRNKDGRAAYISKRQKILGSSTSLVEIDLLREGEPMPILGAADSLYRILISRASHRPIADLYAFELQDPIPAIPIPLLVHDPEPVVNLQRILNDVYRRARFDLAIDYTQPPKPALRPEDEAWVREILQQADLENPV; from the coding sequence GTGGATAATCCATTTCCCGGAATGAATCCTTATCTGGAACATCCCCAACTTTGGCATCAGGTTCATAATCGCTTGATTGTGGCGATCGCAGATGATCTCACACCCCAAGTTGCGCCTCGCTACCGGGTCGCCATCGAAGAGCGAGTTTACCAGAGCATTGACGACTCCTTATCAGTTGGCTTGGTGGGCATTGCTGATGTCGCTTTGACTCGCCGCTCTGCGGGGGATATCGAGCCATCCAGCCAAATCGCCCCTGCCAGCAAAAAAACTCCGATTCCAGTTCAGGTTCCTGTGCCACAAGAGGTGGTCGAGCGATTCTTGGAAGTGCGCTCTACCCAAACCGGAGAGGTTGTCTGTGTGATTGAGATTTTGTCTCCCAAAAATAAACGGAATAAGGATGGACGAGCGGCCTACATTAGCAAGCGCCAGAAAATCTTAGGCTCCAGCACTAGCTTAGTCGAGATTGACTTGTTGCGAGAGGGAGAGCCAATGCCCATTCTGGGTGCAGCAGACTCGCTGTACCGCATTCTGATCAGTCGAGCAAGCCATCGCCCCATCGCCGATCTTTACGCTTTCGAGTTGCAAGACCCAATTCCTGCAATTCCTATTCCGCTGCTCGTTCATGACCCAGAACCCGTGGTCAATCTGCAACGCATCCTGAATGACGTATATCGACGTGCCCGCTTTGACCTAGCAATTGACTATACCCAACCCCCAAAACCCGCGTTGCGCCCCGAAGATGAAGCGTGGGTGCGTGAGATTTTGCAGCAAGCCGACTTGGAGAATCCGGTCTAA
- a CDS encoding four helix bundle protein — translation MPEFPKEDLRQRTKAFAMRIIKVYTALPKSTEAQVLGKQLLRSGTSVGAHYREAVRSRSKSEYISKVGVGLQELEEAIYWLELLTDAGLVAPQKISSLMNEASELIAIFVTLSNRAKR, via the coding sequence ATGCCCGAATTTCCCAAAGAAGACCTGCGACAGCGCACGAAAGCCTTTGCCATGCGGATTATCAAGGTGTATACCGCTTTGCCCAAAAGCACCGAAGCTCAGGTTTTGGGTAAACAGCTACTCCGCAGCGGAACCTCTGTCGGTGCCCACTATCGAGAAGCAGTTCGCTCTAGGTCAAAATCTGAGTACATCAGCAAAGTAGGCGTTGGGCTACAAGAACTCGAAGAAGCAATCTACTGGCTAGAGTTATTGACCGACGCTGGGCTGGTTGCTCCCCAAAAAATCAGCAGCCTGATGAACGAGGCAAGTGAACTCATCGCAATCTTTGTAACCCTCTCTAACCGGGCGAAACGATGA
- a CDS encoding ABC transporter permease, translating to MTAGVSNAPLWRLAWQRIRQRPLQYLLCILGIALGVAMMVSIDLANGSAQRAFALSTDAITGRATHRIEAIAPTGIPETVYADLHRAAPRIPLAPVVEGYVLADELGAQPMRLVGVDVLAESPFRNYFGAEGESLDAASVQLLTNPQAIVLSQDVAQQYGVALGDTLHLDIAGQHREVTAVALVQSDDSLNRRALSTLLFADIATAQELLGQTGRLSYIDAIAPSPAEIDAIQAALPAGLKLETAEAQKNAVQQMTAAFELNLTALSLLALVVGMFLIYNTVTFSVVQRRPLFGILRCIGATRGQLFALILGEAALFSVIGSLLGVGLGIVLGRSIVGLITQTINDFYFVVSVQQVTLSNATIAKGLVIGVAAALFASALPALEAMNTTPTLTLQRSTLEGKVQKLLPMLTLGWVGFSLAGVALLRWSSGGLVAAFAGLFAVLLGAALLVPPAIALLMRGLAPAGYRLFGVVGRLAPRDILRSLSRTSVAIAALMVSVSVIVGVSVMIGSFRGTVVEWLDQTLQADIYVSPPTTTANRVLGKLDPQVVESLRQWDGLRFAVSYNDADVRVVDFDRNAKLISADGDVSQGKRPYAWIRPGLEPDPWMALSAGEGAIISEALIRRENLPAPPETITLETPVGDRPFPVLAVFYDYSSDRGTIILDDDVYRNLWQDDRIASLGLFTQPGVDVEAMVQDIRSHFQGRQDLLVQSNRSLRQGSLEIFDRTFAITSALQLLSVVVAFIGVLSTLMSLQLERTRELGILRATGMTPSQLGRLTLLETGLMGTLAGVFAMPLGFVLAWILIYVINVRSFGWTLQMALEARYFWQAWLVAIAAALLAGLYPALRLGRMNIAAALRQE from the coding sequence ATGACGGCAGGGGTGTCCAACGCCCCCCTCTGGCGCTTGGCGTGGCAGCGGATTCGGCAGCGCCCGTTGCAATATCTCCTCTGCATTTTGGGGATTGCCCTCGGCGTTGCCATGATGGTGTCGATTGATCTGGCGAACGGTTCGGCACAGCGGGCCTTTGCCCTGTCTACTGACGCAATTACCGGCCGCGCCACCCACCGCATCGAGGCGATCGCCCCCACGGGCATTCCCGAAACGGTGTATGCTGATCTGCACCGCGCCGCCCCCCGCATTCCCCTCGCGCCCGTGGTGGAGGGCTACGTGCTGGCGGATGAACTGGGCGCTCAGCCGATGCGCCTGGTGGGGGTAGACGTGCTGGCAGAATCGCCCTTTCGCAACTACTTTGGGGCGGAGGGCGAAAGCCTGGACGCGGCTTCGGTGCAGTTGCTCACCAATCCCCAGGCGATTGTGCTGTCCCAGGATGTCGCCCAGCAGTACGGGGTGGCACTGGGGGATACGCTGCATCTGGACATCGCCGGCCAGCATCGAGAGGTCACCGCTGTTGCCCTTGTCCAGTCCGATGATTCCCTCAACCGCCGTGCCCTCAGCACGCTGCTGTTTGCCGACATTGCCACGGCGCAGGAACTTTTGGGACAGACGGGGCGGCTGAGCTATATCGATGCGATCGCCCCCTCTCCTGCTGAAATCGACGCAATTCAAGCCGCCCTGCCTGCTGGCCTGAAGCTGGAAACGGCAGAAGCTCAGAAAAACGCCGTGCAGCAAATGACGGCCGCCTTTGAACTCAATCTTACGGCCCTCAGCCTGCTGGCGCTGGTGGTGGGCATGTTTTTGATTTACAACACCGTCACCTTCAGCGTGGTGCAGCGCCGTCCCCTATTCGGCATTTTGCGCTGCATTGGTGCGACGCGGGGACAGCTCTTTGCCCTGATTTTGGGCGAAGCGGCGCTGTTTAGCGTCATCGGCTCTCTGCTTGGCGTGGGGCTAGGCATTGTGCTGGGCCGCAGCATTGTGGGGCTAATCACCCAGACGATTAATGATTTTTACTTTGTCGTATCGGTGCAGCAGGTCACCCTATCGAACGCCACCATCGCCAAGGGTCTGGTGATTGGCGTTGCGGCGGCGCTGTTTGCCTCTGCGTTGCCCGCGCTGGAGGCGATGAACACCACGCCGACGCTCACGTTGCAGCGATCGACCCTGGAGGGCAAGGTGCAAAAGCTGCTGCCCATGCTGACCCTGGGCTGGGTTGGGTTTTCCCTTGCTGGCGTGGCCCTGCTGCGGTGGTCGTCGGGGGGGCTGGTGGCCGCCTTTGCCGGACTCTTTGCCGTGTTGCTGGGGGCTGCGCTGCTGGTGCCGCCTGCGATCGCCCTGCTGATGCGGGGACTAGCGCCAGCGGGCTACCGTCTGTTTGGCGTGGTGGGGCGACTGGCTCCACGGGATATTTTGCGATCGCTCAGCCGAACCTCCGTGGCGATCGCCGCCCTGATGGTGTCGGTGTCGGTGATTGTCGGCGTATCGGTGATGATTGGCTCGTTCCGGGGGACGGTGGTGGAATGGCTGGATCAGACGCTCCAGGCAGATATCTACGTGTCGCCACCCACGACTACAGCCAATCGCGTGCTAGGGAAGCTCGATCCTCAGGTCGTGGAGTCGCTGAGGCAGTGGGACGGGCTGCGTTTTGCCGTCAGCTACAACGATGCCGATGTGCGCGTGGTGGACTTTGACCGCAATGCAAAGCTGATCTCCGCCGATGGGGACGTATCTCAGGGCAAGCGGCCCTACGCCTGGATTCGTCCGGGGCTGGAACCCGACCCCTGGATGGCGCTGAGTGCGGGCGAGGGCGCGATTATTTCCGAAGCGCTGATCCGTCGAGAAAACCTGCCCGCGCCGCCGGAGACGATCACGCTGGAAACGCCAGTGGGCGATCGCCCGTTTCCCGTCCTGGCGGTATTCTACGACTATTCCTCCGATCGCGGCACGATTATCCTGGATGACGACGTGTACCGGAACCTGTGGCAGGACGACCGCATCGCGTCGCTGGGGCTATTCACCCAGCCCGGTGTCGATGTGGAAGCGATGGTGCAGGATATTCGATCGCACTTCCAGGGGCGGCAGGATTTGCTGGTGCAGTCGAACCGCAGCCTGCGGCAGGGATCGCTGGAGATTTTTGACCGCACTTTTGCCATTACCAGCGCCCTGCAACTGCTGTCGGTGGTGGTGGCCTTTATTGGCGTTCTCAGCACGCTCATGAGCCTGCAACTGGAGCGGACGCGGGAATTGGGCATCCTCCGCGCCACCGGCATGACCCCCAGCCAGTTGGGCCGGCTGACGCTGCTGGAAACGGGGCTGATGGGGACGCTGGCGGGCGTGTTTGCGATGCCGCTGGGCTTTGTCCTCGCCTGGATTTTGATTTATGTGATTAACGTGCGTTCCTTTGGCTGGACGCTACAAATGGCGCTGGAAGCCCGCTATTTCTGGCAGGCGTGGCTGGTGGCGATCGCCGCTGCGTTGCTGGCGGGTCTGTATCCGGCGCTGCGGCTGGGGCGGATGAATATTGCGGCGGCGCTGAGACAGGAGTGA
- a CDS encoding NF041680 family putative transposase, protein MIFNELQQFRQTLYASLGNARDALFDLMDAVLVSACIVSFVRLSQSPVFRRQWSSTYEALRDSRLPRSKVLKLLVQQIPTQQQPLLAGDASRWNRPAARRLKDRTLSGRTGHAPIAGQNYSTLAWIAEDRGSWALPLRHERITSFETPASKAAFQLKQVTRQLAVRPLAIYDRGYGNASFVNQTAGIEADLLLRVTSNRCVYGAPPAYRGRGAPAKHGHKMKLNDPDTWSVPVETVEVDDPNWGRVRVSRWSAYHFRKSPKRAMEVLRVEVLETQSSTRRLAPLWLVWLGEQMPPLETLWLHYLRRFAIEHWYRFAKQRLYWTHPQFSSVSATEQWSSLMPLLSWQLWLARKDCTDHPLPWQAPQETLTPGRVAQAFAGILAAIGTPAPAPKPRGKSPGRGKGHKPTPRPCYPMVKKRASKRKTSEQSLNSPVATAA, encoded by the coding sequence ATGATTTTCAACGAACTTCAGCAATTTCGCCAAACGTTGTATGCCAGCTTGGGAAACGCCAGAGATGCCCTGTTTGATCTGATGGATGCCGTGTTAGTGAGTGCGTGCATCGTGTCGTTTGTGAGGCTATCGCAGAGTCCTGTCTTTCGTCGCCAGTGGTCGAGCACCTATGAAGCGTTGCGCGATAGCCGCCTACCCCGATCAAAGGTGCTGAAGCTGTTGGTGCAGCAGATACCGACTCAGCAGCAACCGTTGTTGGCAGGTGATGCGAGTCGGTGGAACCGTCCTGCTGCCAGGCGTTTGAAAGACCGCACCTTATCAGGCAGAACAGGACATGCCCCGATAGCCGGACAAAACTACAGTACCTTAGCCTGGATTGCTGAAGACAGGGGCAGTTGGGCATTACCATTGCGGCATGAGCGCATCACCAGCTTTGAAACACCCGCCAGTAAAGCGGCATTCCAACTCAAACAAGTGACTCGGCAGTTAGCGGTGCGTCCGTTGGCGATCTACGACCGAGGGTACGGCAATGCCAGTTTTGTCAACCAAACGGCAGGGATTGAGGCAGACTTGCTGCTGCGGGTTACATCCAATCGATGTGTCTATGGCGCGCCCCCAGCGTATCGAGGGCGAGGCGCACCTGCCAAGCATGGACATAAGATGAAACTCAATGACCCTGACACTTGGAGTGTCCCGGTCGAAACCGTTGAAGTCGATGATCCCAACTGGGGACGAGTGCGGGTCAGTCGTTGGAGTGCATACCATTTCCGCAAATCCCCCAAACGGGCAATGGAAGTGTTGCGCGTGGAGGTGCTGGAGACACAGAGCAGCACGCGACGCTTGGCTCCTTTGTGGTTAGTTTGGCTGGGTGAGCAGATGCCTCCGTTAGAAACCCTGTGGTTGCACTACCTCCGTCGCTTTGCCATTGAACACTGGTATCGCTTTGCCAAGCAGAGGCTATATTGGACACATCCCCAGTTCAGTTCTGTATCGGCAACCGAACAGTGGAGCAGCCTGATGCCGTTGCTCAGTTGGCAGTTGTGGTTAGCGCGAAAGGACTGTACTGACCACCCCTTGCCCTGGCAGGCACCGCAAGAAACGTTGACTCCGGGTCGGGTCGCACAAGCGTTTGCAGGCATTTTGGCAGCGATTGGCACCCCTGCTCCTGCGCCTAAACCTCGTGGTAAATCGCCAGGACGAGGCAAGGGGCACAAGCCAACTCCTCGTCCCTGCTATCCGATGGTCAAAAAACGAGCCTCGAAACGCAAGACATCCGAACAATCCCTGAACAGTCCGGTTGCAACAGCAGCTTAA
- the cas2 gene encoding CRISPR-associated endonuclease Cas2: protein MLVLVVYDIPDDKRRQKLATFLEGHGRRVQYSVFECFISLADMKKLHEKVKRQVKPAEDNVRFYWIAADSLPKALTIGSSPPEPPPRAYII, encoded by the coding sequence ATGCTAGTCCTAGTGGTCTACGACATCCCCGACGACAAGCGCCGCCAAAAGCTGGCCACTTTTTTGGAAGGTCACGGACGGAGGGTGCAATACAGCGTATTTGAGTGCTTCATTTCCCTGGCAGACATGAAGAAGCTCCACGAAAAAGTCAAACGACAGGTCAAACCCGCTGAAGACAATGTGCGGTTCTACTGGATTGCCGCCGACAGCCTGCCCAAAGCCCTGACGATTGGCAGTTCTCCACCAGAACCGCCGCCCCGAGCCTACATCATCTAA